Within Ovis aries strain OAR_USU_Benz2616 breed Rambouillet chromosome 3, ARS-UI_Ramb_v3.0, whole genome shotgun sequence, the genomic segment cacaccaggcctccctgtccaccaccaactcccagagttcactcaaactctcgtccatcgagttggtgatgccatccagccatctcatcctcggtcgtccccttctcctcctgcccccaatccctcccaccatcagggtcttttccaatgagtcaactcttcacatgaggtggccaaagtactggagtactctagcatcattccttccaaagaaatcccagggctgatctccttcagaatggactggttggatctccttgcagtccaagggactctcaagagtcttctcccacaccacagttcaaaagcattaattctgcggtgctcagccttcttcacagtccaactctcacatccatacataaccactggaaaaaccatagccttgactagacggaccttagtcagcaaagtaatgtctctgcttttgaatatgctatctaggttggtcatagcttttcttccaaggagtgagcgtcttttaatttcatggctgcagtcaccatctgcaggcaTTACATTAATCAAATAATTGATGAGAACATCATAATAGAATATTCAAAACTGCATGTCACTTGAAAGATACAACAGAAAGAGCACAGTATTACATCTGTGGTATCTCTGCCAAAGATGTATAACCTAATTTACTCTagagaatatcagaaaaaccTTAGGCCATTTACACCATAGCTGGTTTGAGGTCTTCAAAGGGGTTAAAGtgataaaagttaagaaaaaagtgaagaaatgatCTAGATtgaaggaaactgaaaaatatagcAACCAATTTAAACATGTTATTCTGAATTATACCTGTTAGTTAAGAAAAACTTATGTTACAATTGATAAAATTGCCTAGATCTGATGACAAAGTGGTCCTAATTTGTCAGTGTTCACCTCCTAATTTGGATGATGTTCTGAGGTTCTGTGAGAGTTGCATATTGAAGGATTCAGAGCTGCTGGGCACCATATTGGCATTATATTCTCAAACTGTTCTGAAAACTTAAAAGGCTTTACTGTACTTGCAAATTTGGGGAAACACTGAGATTATTTTAATCTCCTTAAAGAGTGGGAAAGACTCTATTCTTTTGAAAGTTATACTtcggcaagaaaagaaaaataaatgaataagtaaaactgTTCTTTCAGATGGTTTTACAGGTTTGAGTCCTGGGGACTCCCACAGTTAAAAATCAAGAACAGCTAGGCATGAAGGGCTGAGAAGGAGCCATCAATGAGGTAGGATGTAAAGGAGGAGAAGCTGAGGAAGAAAAACTTTTCTAGAAGTAGGAAGTGATTCACTTTGTCAAATGCTGCTGAGAGATCAAGTAGGATGAACAGAAATCAGGTGATCACTAGAACTAGCCCCAAGGCATCCTGGAAGGAGTCAAGCTGGAGCCGTTTTCAGCTAAGTGAGGAGAGCAGTCAGATTAAGAAGAGACgaaaagagaaagggaggtgAGGTCATGGAGTGGGTGAATATAGATATTTCATCCCAGAAATGCTGCTGTAAAAGGGAGCAAAGAATGATGTACTTGGAGGGTTATGTAGATGTTGGAAGcagcgttaggcattactgacaaaatggaggcacaacCCTAAACCCCCTCCCGTTGTTCCGTAGGCATGGACCCggaatgaaggagttaggctttgtgattctgacttgttttttcctttcctcggctgagttgactgaagagaatattaaggtacttattgtttttgagaggagcatgagaaggcataaagccttctgcagctgtgctcaaagaataattcataaagttaatcactgacatttgttcaaggaatTTTACAATAAAGTGTTCCAGAGTGAGCACacaggctgcagcttgaggccattgtagggattgctatctgaagcccatttgtgagaaaagtgtttacggcaaaggagtttgctgaatttagggtttaggaataattaaaatagttagaagctaaagatttaagggaTGCTGTAATGTTAACatattctactatagcttatagagattAGGGACTTCAGAGATATttagctagaagccctttcttAGAAATGttgagcttaggatactaggggcaaacaagacttagaaagataagaattaaactgaggaatgtggtatgcaaCCCAGAtattagcatgagttacagtgtattcacaaggacacatgagaaaaagtagataagagaatcactgaggaaggaactccttttgaggggcaacaatgatttttggagaaaaataaatctgggtctctgggaactaaaaatatcaaacctctgacctaacgcttttgtaaaagtataaaagaatcataagcttgaaataaacaggcagtccaaagaaaaactgagaggctgcctcagtttctcgcCAACACCGCTCAtcccttcaggttgaatccctggctgatGGAGCTGAACTCTGGCAGGTAGGGTCCATGGAGAGTTCTTTGCAAGATGAAACTTTTCTGGGGCAGTTTGTACAGTGATGGGATGATCCAGCAATGAGGAAGAAACACAGGATGCTGGAAAAACTTAGCTTAAATTGGAGTAGTGAGAGGGCTATGTATGATGAAGACTGCATGTAGAAACACTGTCATTGGCAAGAGCAGAGGCCCTACATCCTAGTGATaaaggggaaagaagggaaggagggctCAAAGGAGAGATGCGAACACTATTATGGTGGCCTGGAGGGGAGAATTTTGTATGACTTGATTCTGTTCTGTCAGTGTAGTGTGAGCCCAGGTCGTCTACTGAGAGTAGAGTATGGAAGGCTAGTAGCTGGGGTGCTTGCTGGATCTTTGGAAAGAGAGAAGTGAACAGTGACAGTCATTTTGGGATGAGAGTGGGGATATCAGCACAGAAAGTTTGCAGAGAAGTGACCACCAATCAGTCTTAAGGGCCCATTTGGGATTTGTGGTTATGAATTTAACCACACTGAAAGGAATGGCAGTCTGGTGGCTAGgaatccatgcttccactgttCAGGGTGGAGATTCAAtacctgcttggggaactaagatcccaaagctGTGCAGTTCCACcaatttttttgttgctgttgttaattGAGATCTGTGAATAAGCCTATGGATTTTTCTCTAGCAATATCCTTCTGTTTGGATACAGGTGAGAATGCTGGAAATACTAAGTGTCAGCTCATTTTTTCCcaagtacatatatatgtatttcttcagAGACACTAAATGGAtctaaacaaaacagacaaggaaTGAATTGCAAAGCTTTTAATGaaattgtttgtattttttacagCATGCATAATTTCATATCTGTGGTTAATTAGTTATTTCAATACTTATCTGCCTCTGAATTTGGTCATAATGCATGAATCTATGCTaataaaattaaggaaagaaacagCTCATCTAATCCCTCTTTATATTCCTTCATGATCAGCAAGGTGCATAAATGATCTTGCTTTAATTAAGAACTGAATGTACTGGAGACATATTTGATAATTAAGGTTTTAGACAAATATTCACCGGTATTAGTTACATTagcaaactgaaaaatattatagGCCTAATATCAAACAATTAACACATTAGATAAACATTAAGCTTCTTAGAAGAAAGACCACCTGCTCCTGCTTCTGTAAAAACATTATTTGTTTGAAATAATGGTGGTATAAACTTTCATTCAACTATCACTTCTTTAAtatgaaaaagagacaaaatgagCTGAAGGACGAGAACTCCACAGTTACAGGGAGCAACCCTCCACATAACTGCTGACGTCATGGTCTCGACAGTGACTTTTCCAAGCCACCCTGTGGAGAAAGATGAAACAAATGGTCATAAGACTAAAACGTAGCTTCATTGTAATGTACATACTTCAAATCCTTTGGGAGAACAAAATAGTTCATCAATACATGAAATACAAGCTATAGACAAATCCAAGTACTGTTATTTGCCAACTGGAGATATGTATACCAAGGACTTCAAATCTCCACCAGCCTTCACTAGAGCACACAATGCTGAACACAAATGTTGAGTCCTGCGTTCACAACACAACTGCAGAGTGCATTCCATATTTACTTAAttccaaaaataatttcaagatatgACAAGGTAGAGTGTGTAGAATCTTAAAAACTCTAGAATCTCCTAAAATAAATTGAAGAGTTAAAGAATAAGATTCTGAGCCAGTTAAAGTAAACTGTTTCTATTAGTACATTGTTTAGCATTAATTTAAAGCTTCAATTTTTCAGTTCTCAGTAGCATACTTTGTTCTTTGGAAATATTCCTTTGCTTCTCTCATAAGAGTAGGGTAAAACAGCTctcacctgggacttccctggtggtccagttgttaagactttgCCCCTCCAAAGTTGTGGACAAGATTCAATTCTTGGTGGGGGAGAAGGAAGCTAAAATTCCAGGTGCCCTGAGGTGCTACCAAAAAACCCCCAGTTCTCTTCACCgtcttatttttttggccacacctgaTGTTGTTGGTTTCCTGTCCAGCACCCCTTGCCTTAGAAGCACAAAGTCTTatcaactggaccaccaggaaagccctcagcTCTCCTTTTTAATGCTTAACACTAACCATAGTCTGTAATAGAAattaacatagtgttgtaggtccATTATGCTtcaaacacaaacaaacatacaaacaaactcatagaaaaaaaaagtcagatatgtGGTTACCAGAGAATCAGGTTGTGGTTGAGGTGAGGGGTGGTGAAGTGGATGAAGGCAACGAAAGGTACTACAAACTTCCAAGTATAAAAATGCTAGATATGTAACGTACAATGTGAGAAATACAATCAACACCgctatatgtataaaataagaaatatatgaaaattcatataaatgaatttagtgaattcatttcatattcatatacatttcatatacatattcatacataaaattcatatatatatgaaaactgTTAAGAGAGTATAGCCTAAGACTTTTcatcacacacacattttttttcttcaatttctttctttttgtaaccATATGACATAATGGTTGTTCACTAAACTGACTGTGATAataatttcatgatgtatgtaagccAAACTTTTATACCATACACCTTGAACTTCTACAGCACTgtgtgtcaattacatctcaatagaattggaagcagaaaaaaaaaaaaaaaacaacaacgtaCCATGCTGTAATGCCTTGCTCACTGACAATATGCTTTGCACATGCTACAGCTTTAGCGATGTTATTTTCCATTAATTCTGAAAAGCAAATggtgagaaatgaaaacaatattccTAGAGATTTCATTTTAAGTTTAGGTTCCACAGGCTATATTTTCTTAAGCTAAGGAAAGTacaactaaaattatttttaaagagtccATGTTGTGAATGTTGAGGGAAAACTTTTTCTTCATTCTATCCTATTTGGCATGAAATTAAAGCATTTCGTTTCTCATTTACCAAAGTCATTGGGAGTTCTGGAATTATTGATTAATGTGATAGAAGATTCTCTttttactgtgctgtgcttagtcgctcattcatgcccaatgctttgcgaccccatggactgtagcccaccaggctcctctgtccatggtgattatcctggcaagaatactgcagtgggttgccatgccctcctctaggggatcttcccaacccagggatcgaacccaggtcacttgtattgtgggcagattcttcaccatctgagccaccagggaaggccaagaatactggagtgagtagcctatcccttctccaggggaacttcccgacccaggaatcaaaccagggtctcctgaattgtaggtggattctttaccagctgagctactgaaaCAAAACTAAATCAACCAAGGGGAAATGGGTCCAGCATTTTTTGGCTCAGCAATTCTATTACTGGAAGTTTAttctaaagaaataataagaGATGCACCCAAAGATGTGTGTACAGATGTTTCATATCAATTAATAACAGGGGAAAATACAGCCTAAGTGTTTATCAGTGAGATTTGGATTGataaattatagaatatttatttagtggaatttattcatcttgaaatataataaagattggtatttgttgataaaataattttgtgtaataaacagcatattataaagcagtaaGTTTAGTATAATTTCATTTCTGCTGACATACATTGCTTACATGCTTGTATGTGGGTACAAATATGCATAATATAGTTCTACATTCATGTATGTGAGTGATGTATCTTCTGAAAGATGTGGATACCAAAACTTACCAGTTATCATAAATCTCTGGATAGTGAGAATTTTTATTCAGTGACCACAGATTATTATATAatacaaaatgctttttaaagtaaaattaacatGATACAAAAGAATATTCTTTGACTAATTTCTCTATTAGgaattttaatatgtaaaaaattAGCAATATAAATTTGTATCAGCTCACCAATATTTTATGTACTAAACACTGCATGTCATCTCTATTTTAAAAGGAACTCAatagaaaatttattttggcCCAGCTAAACAAATCTGTAAATTAACTTGTCACAATGACAGTATTTAAATACAAACTGTATTTTTTGGAAATGCAAGCTCAAGAATTTAGAGTTTCAAACGCACTTTAAATCACTcagccaaaacacacacacatacatacagtttATATACATAGAAGTAAATATGACAAAATGTGAATAACTGTTAAAGTACATGATGACCATACTGATGGTTGTATAGTTATGTTTCTCATTTTCTATATAATTAAAACATATActcataaaaagtaaaaacaattttttaaaaggaaccaCAGGTATTCCTCCTCTTTGGTTAACTAGTAATCCTTTGTTTTCCAATAAAGGAGggtatattaaataaaaacacacacacacaaacctaatTATCCCTAAACCTTCTCAAACAAGACAAGAGGAATGGCATTGTCCTTTACAAAGCATCAACAAGTTCAGTTATACTAAAGTGCTAGGTCATTCAAGAAACTCTTGTATGTTAGCAAACAGCCAACTTTCATGatgagtgaaagtgttaatcgctcagttgtgttagactgtttgcgaccacatggactgtagccagccaggctcctctgtccatggaattctccccgaacagcgatcaaacccagatctcccttactgtaagcagattttttaccatctgagccaccagggaagccttcaagaCATTTTCATTTGTACTGAATCTCTGTTCTTACAGGTGTAACCAGATGGGGCCTGAGCTATCACTCAACATCATCTTGTCTTACCGCTGCAGGACACATGACAGCCGTCAACTGCGTTAGGGGTTTTGCCATCATTACACCACCACTTGCTGTTGATCTGAAATATCCCATaatcagtgctttcactgccaggatTGTAGTTTGTAGCTTTTGTGTTATAACTGCTTTCCCATTTGGTCAAACACAACcctggaaaaaaatgtatttttagttgAAAAACAACATGAGATGACTTACACTTCATAGCCCAATCAGTTCTATTTAGTCCTACTTTACTAACAACTTACTTTAAAAGTACAAAGATGTACTtacttgtgaaatattttaacacTTTCATGCTAGGAATTCTCTTAAGAGAATTATTTTATTAGCAAATCATTTGGTAATACTAATTAAAcaagataataaatttaaaaaaattaaaatagctcTTGCCCTTCACATACCCCTAAGTTAATACTGAGCCTAGAATAGCAAAACCAACAGATTAGTTGAGTGGGTTTGGTCATTAGCAGCAGATGCACACATTAAGGAAAAATATGTTATTAGGAAAAATAAGGATTCTCTGGGAGAGAGAAAATTTCTTATGACCCTGAAGGTGAATTTGGGTACCAAATTAGACAGTAAGAAtcacagaataggaaagactctcctccatccatccatctagccATTTGCTCATTCACTCAAAAATAGTTATGGAGGGAGATGTCTGAACTCAATATGAAAAATACAGTGATGACATTGAAAAATATAGACTACAATACAGAGGAAATTTTCCTAAGGCCATTTCTTGAATTctgtggaagaaatgaaaaataatcaacTAGGGTGAGCACAATAAAATGTCATTTCCTGCTGTATTTCAGGGATCCTTATTATAGAAATGAATTGAGGGAAATAGGTTCCTACTGTCCCTGTTTTGAGagtttaatgtaattttttaaaaaccttgctGTTAAAAACCCAACATTGGTAAGggaattaaaaatgagaaaaatactgCCTTACTCAGGTTagaagaacccaactgccaaacTGCTAGAGTCAAACACCATGGGCTTGACACATATTCGAGGTGCTGAAATACATTTTATCATCACCCTACATGTGCCAGCTGGCATGCTTAGAGGGACTAGAATGGCCCTCTCATGCCTCAGTCCTTCACCTGGTACATCTATTCTAAAGGAGCAAGTTGATGTTATTAACCATGGCAAGCGTACAAACCCTCCAACAAAGAAAAACCCATTCACTCAAAGTCCCTTGCTCATTATTCATCCTCTGTTAGTTCCACACCTGGCTAGCTGtttggaaggagaaagaagagttaACTTACAGTTTGCCAGGCTGACTCCCTTATAGCCGTCCAGTCCGAGTTCCTTCAGAGTTCTGGCAAGCTCACATCTCTCAAAGACCTTGCCTTGGACAGCAACAGaaaggcagagaagccccagaataATGAGAGCCTTCATGTTGACTGAGAAGTCAAATGTCCAGACTGACCAGGGTGAGCCAGACTTGCTATTTAACATCTTTTCACTCCCCTCTTATCTCACTGGTTTGGTGGCTCCACCCTCTGAAACATgtggaaaacagaaacagtttaTTGGTCCACTGACTTAAACATTTTCCTTCTTATGTTTGAAGAAAGATATTCTGATACCCTAAGAATTAGTCTGCAGAAAATAAGGAAGTGAGATTACTTAAAgacattaagaaagaaagaacaaggtTTAGCACTATTGCCCAAAGAGGAAATTCCTCCTATTTTATTATGAAGTTGAGCAAGTATTCAGAAAAAAAACCTGAACCAACATTTTTCTCAACTGAAAATGAACTCCCATCTTTGATTAACATTCATTTACATTAAGTTGTTTTATGTGACTTCAGtatgttgtcttcatttttttcacttaaaattattttatatacactTTTCACGAAGAACATGACACACTGCCTGTTGTTCTGATTGATATATAGCACAGCACCATGTTGCTCAGCCAGATTCCTATACTTACTCTTTTGGTGTCTAttataaattcttaatttataaatCAATGTCATGGTATGATAAATAAACCTCCGGTGAACAACATCCCTAACTACATCTGACAATGTCTTACTTCACATTTCCATGTTAGAACATAGTGTcattgtaaagtgaaaaagcaGGATGGTAGAATCTATAGAAGAATAACAGAATATGCCATTCCAAAATCTTCCCCTTTGGcacaaggattattttgagctgaagaagCAGATCCTGGACAAGTTTTCTGCCCTCCCCCTATCATTCTGAAAGCAGAACATAAATTTGTGCAGATATTAAGCACCAAAACCCCAGATACTTACCAGCCCCAAGACAGCACCAGAGGATTCTACAAAACAATGATTTTGACTAGCTACTATCGCCTAtcagtttttaatgtatttatcatCCTAAAATTCAGCACCCTTGGAAGCCCAGTACTCTTTTCTTCTGTCTAGTTGCGCCTCTAAATATTTACTGTTCTCTGGTAAAGATGATCTGTTAAGTCCAAATTCCAGCTACTCTTTGATTTACTCATCCTGGCCTTTCTCATAAGTATACATGAAATGTACATGTTAATAtacttgtttccttttctcttgttaaACTGTCTTTTGTTACACGTATTGTCTCCTGTACAGCTTCTAGTGATGAGGATGGGACAGTGAAAGGCCAGAACACTTTACTGTTCTTGGAGACTATAGCTGAGATATGGTTTAATTGACAACAGACCAGTAGAAGGTAAGAATTCTTACCATGTCAGTCTCCTAGCTTTCTGTCTAGAGTGCACAGACGAAAAAGGATAACAATTTCTCCTTGTCCCTTCCTTTCCAAATGCACACtggcaggaggaaaaaaaaattgaaaatagatttttaattgTGACTCTTATGAATTTGGTTTTGGTAATCAACACCTATGGTTATTGATTCTTAGCCTCCCAGAAAGAGTCATGTTTTCGTTTGTCTCTGCCATTTGTCACAAGCATGAAAAACCATAATATGAGAAtctccatttgttttgttttatatcctGAGAACTTGGCTTTGTCACCAGTGAGAATACTTCCTCTGGCTTCTGCCACTTTAGGGGTACAGGTTGTCTGTCAGGCTTGCATCAGCAGCTAGCCAGCAGGGAGCCTAAGACATGAAGTGACAGGCAGCATTCTCTTTATTCAGCCATGTGAACACTCAGGGGAGTCTGTTTTAATAAAGAGTCTCAGTTCATAAGGGGCCTCTATGAACAGGCTCTATCTACCTTTGTTGCCTGATTTGTGAAGGGAAGACTCTCATCCCAGTACCACCTTTCTGGTATCGGAGGTGAGGAGATGAGAGACTTAAGGTGTCTCACTTTGTGACAGATAGAGGTTTCATTGCCACCTGAGACACGGAAGGTGTTTGTTTCCTTAGACTTTCTCTGGGGGGGCTCTGCATCTTGAGAGGGCCACATTTCTTAGGGACAGCCcttgtgtccatgtgtgtgtttagtcgctcagtcatgtttgactcttcccaactccatggactgtagcccacctggctcctctgtcaatggggattctccgggcaagaatactggagtgggttgtcatgcactcctccaggggatcttcccaacccagggatcaaacccatgtcttccccattgctgatggattctttactgtctgaaccatgagggaaaaccaaaaatattggagtgagtagtctatccctggagaaggaaatggcaacccactcaagtgttcttgcctgagaatcccagggatgggggagcctggtgggctgctgtctatggggtcgcacagagttggacacaactgaagtgactcagcagcagcagcagcagcagtctatcccttctccaggggaacttcctgacacagggatcaaactggggtcttctacactggaggcagattctttaccaactgaactacccaGGAAGCCCCGTTGTGTCCATGAGTAAGCCCTAATATTGGTTTTAAGCCATAAAAAGACTCACTGGTTTGGAGTCACAGTTGAAAGAGGTATATTGAAGATTTGAACTTTTACACCTTAAAAGGGTTTTTGAGAGAGCTTGCATTTTGAACAAAGGTCCTATTGGTACATATGGAAAGATGagattgaaaagagaaaaaaaaaaagaaagaaaagatagctATAGAAGAATACCTTGGTTAgtgtaagaaaaaacaaaacattttcttaaCAAGATTAGGAGGGTAAGttcagaaaataaacattaaaagctGCTAACGTCATTCAAGCAGTTGTGATGTTTACATAAATATTGATAGCCACAAATAGCTTTGACAAAGGTTCAGAAAATGCACAGGAAGTCTGGATTTATTGTCTATTACTCTGTAAGCTAACCCCACCATGTCCAGACCTTCTTGTATTTTGGGGCTGCCctataaaaaactttaaaaatttaaaaaatatcattgaaCTATCCTATCCTACtgctaatggaaaaaaaaatgttatattagttAATTATCTTAGATTTCTGATGAAAAGCAAATATGTCCCTGAATTCCTTCTCCGATAAACCTTACAGTTCTTTCTCAGTACTTTGGAAATATTGACCTTATCATATCTTTGAAATGTAAGCATCCAAAGAGATAAATGTTGCTTAAGGCAAACTTGGGACTGGAAAAAATGATAAccaagagagattttaaaaacaaactttatttGATATTTCCAGATTTTGCCAAAAGCCTCCAGAAGATTATCTTTTAAAGACAAGTAAAAATCTAAAAGTCTTATCCACAAATATTGGTAAATACTTTAGCCATTTTAGTGGGTGAGCTTAACTTGTTCCACCTGGCAGaaaccatttcagttcagttcagttcagttcagttcatttcagtcgctcagtcgtgtccgactctttgcgaccccatgaatcgcagcatgccaggcctccctgtccatcaccaactcctggagttcactcagactcacgtccatcgagtcagtgatgccatccagccatctcatcctgggtcgtccccttctcctcctgcccccaatccctcccagcatctaagtcttttccaatgagtgaaatcttctcatgaggtggccaaagtactggagcttcagctttagcatcattccttccaaagaaatcccagggctgatctccttcagaatgaactggttggatctccttgcagtccaagggactctcaagagtcttctccaacaccgcagttcaaaagcatcaattcttcggcgctcagccttcttcatagtccaactctcatatccatacatgactactggaaaaaccatagccatttACATGAgactattccctggtggctcagatagtaaagcatctgtctacaatgcgggaaacctgggtttgatccctgggtcgggaagatcccctggagaaggaaatgacaatccactccagtactgttgcctggaaaatcccatggacagaggagccaggtaggctacagtccatggggtcgcaaagagttggacacgactgagcaacttcactatcactGTTcttttataggggcttcccagatggcacaagtGGTAatgagcctgcctgccaatagtaggaaatgcaagagatacgggttggctccctgggtcaggaagatcctctgagga encodes:
- the LOC443320 gene encoding lysozyme C-1 precursor, which translates into the protein MKALIILGLLCLSVAVQGKVFERCELARTLKELGLDGYKGVSLANWLCLTKWESSYNTKATNYNPGSESTDYGIFQINSKWWCNDGKTPNAVDGCHVSCSELMENNIAKAVACAKHIVSEQGITAWVAWKSHCRDHDVSSYVEGCSL